TAATATAATACTGCTTTCAATCTTCTTGGGTGTTATAGGTTTTATTTTTAATGCTATTGCATGGTCAACAATTATTAAGCATCCATATAATTCGATGTGTCTTATTTTAGGCTTAGGATTATCTTTTCTTGCATTTGTATTGTTAATTTATAGTTTAGTTAAGAAATAAAAAGCCCGACAGATTTTTAAAATCTGTCGGGCTTTATTTTAAATAAGAAATTGAACTACAAATCAAATCCAATTTTAACGCCCAATTTATTAGCGATAATTGTAGTAATTCGTTGTTTTATTTCAGGTATTTTGATGTTTTCGATAACTGCATTCGAGAACGCGTACATCAATAATGCTTTGGCTTCTTTCTGTGGAATTCCGCGTTGTTGCATGTAGAACAAAGCAGTTTCATCCAATTGTCCGATTGTACAACCGTGAGAACATTTTACATCATCAGCAAAAATTTCCAATTGTGGTTTTGCATTAATGCTTGCTTTGTCGCTCAAAAGAATGTTGTTGCTTTTTTGAAAAGCGTTAGTTTTTTGAGCTTCTTTTTCAACATATACTTTTCCGTTGAAAACTCCGGTAGAGCGATCAGAGAAGATTCCTTTGTAATCCTGGAAGCTTTCGCAGTTTGGAGAAGCGTGGTTTACCAATGTATAATGGTCAACATGTTGTTTATCTCCAATAATTGTGATTCCGTTTAAGGTACTTGTCAATCTTTCTCCAAAGTGGTAAAAGTTCAAATTGTTTCTAGTTAAATTTCCTCCAAAAGAGAAAGTGTGTACCGAAACGTGACTTTCCTGTTTTTGAGAAACATAAGTATTGTCAATTAAATTCGCTTCAAGATTATCATTTTGAATTTTGTAATAATCTACAATCGCACGTTTTTGAGCATAAATCTCAGTAACCGAATTAGTCAAAACTGGATTGTTGTTCAAACTTTGGTGACGTTCTATAATTTGTACATGTGAGTTTTCACCAACAATAACTAAGTTTCTAGGTTGTACCAAAAGAGCCGTTTCGTTTCCTGTTGAGAAATACATGATCTCAATAGGCTTATCAGCTACTTTGCTTTTTGGAATATTGATATAAGCTCCTTCATTTGCAAAAGCAGTATTCAGAGAAGTCAAACTCTCATCTTTACTAGCGATTTGATTGAAATAAGTATCAATAACCATTTTGTATTTTGGTTTATTCAATGCCGATGACATTAAGCAAACATCAATTCCCTCGTGAGTAGTCGAAGATAAATGCGAACTAAAAACACCGTCTACAAAAACCACTTTGTAAGTATCTATTTCGTGTAAAAAGTATTTTTTTACTTCACTGTATTGAATAGCATTATCTGTTTTTGGAAAAACGCTAAAGTCATTTTTTAAGATGGCGCTTAGTGAAGTGTATTTCCAGCTTTCTTCTTTTTTGGTTGGGAAACCTTTATTTTCAAAGTTTTTTATAGCTAAAGTTCTAACGTCATGAAGTTCAGAATGAACATCAACACGCTCTTCAAAAGCCATAAAAGATGATAGTAATTTTTCTTTTAAATCCATTTTTAAGCTTCTTGTTCTTGTTTAATCCAGTCGTACCCTTTGTCTTCCAATTCGTGTGCTAATTCTGCACCACCTGATTTTACAATTTTTCCGTTGTAAAGAACGTGAACAAAATCAGGAACGATATAGTCTAACAATCTTTGGTAGTGCGTAATTACAAGGACTGCATTTTTCTCGCTTTTCAATTTATTTACACCATTCGCAACAATACGAAGTGCATCAATATCCAAACCAGAATCAGTTTCGTCAAGGATAGCTAATTTTGGCTCTAACATTGCCATTTGAAAAATCTCATTACGTTTTTTCTCTCCTCCAGAAAATCCTTCGTTTAATGAACGGGAAAGAAATTTTCTGTCGATTTCTAATAATTCTGATTTTTCACGAATCAATTTCAACATTTCATTTGCTGGCATTTCTTCCTGACCTTTAGCCTTACGAGTTTCGTTGATTGCCGATCTCATGAAGTTGGTTACCGAAACACCGGGAATTTCTACTGGATATTGAAAAGAAAGAAAAACTCCTTTGTGAGCTCTTTCTTCTGGAGCTAATTCTGCAAGATCTTCTCCGTCCAAAATTACTTCACCATCAGTTACTTCGTAGTTTTCGTTTCCAGCAATTACAGCTGATAAAGTACTTTTTCCAGCACCATTAGGTCCCATGATAGCATGTACTTCACCTGCTTTTATTTCAAGGTTAATTCCTTTTAATATTTCTTTGTCTCCGATAGAGGCGTGTAAATTTTTTATTGATAACATAATTAATTTGGAAATTGGATAATTTGAAAATTTGGAAATTAGATAACTTTCAATTTTTCAAATCAATTATTATTTTTGTTTTGATGTTATTATTATTTTATTGACAATTCTTGAAATATTATTTATCTGTTCTAAATGAGAATCCACATTTGGATAATTATCTGAAAACTTACAAAGTTCTAACCAATAGATTGTCTCTTCTATTTCTTTTGCTGCAATTTTAAATTTATGAATAAAATCGGCTTTGCTTTCTGCATTCTGTGCTTCTCTAATATTGGCTCCTATAGAAGTTCCTGACTTTAAAAGCTGATTTGCAATTACATATTTTTTATTTTCTTGTAAAATTTCACAGTATTTGATTATTTCTAAAGCAAATTGAAAGGTCAATTTAATAATTACATTTTCTTTTACTTCCATTTACAAATTTTCAAATTAGCTCATTTTCAAATTTTTTATCCTACTGAACCTTCTAACGAAATTTCAAGTAATTTTTGAGCTTCAACTGCAAATTCCATTGGTAACTTATTCAATACATCTTTACTGAATCCGTTTACGATAAGTGCAATTGCTTTTTCAGTTGGGATTCCACGTTGATTACAATAGAAAACTTGGTCTTCACCAATTTTACTTGTCGTAGCTTCGTGTTCTATTTTGGCTGATGGATTTTTACTTTCGATATATGGAAAAGTATGAGCTCCACAATTATTACCCATTAATAAAGAGTCACATTGCGAAAAATTTCTGGCGTTTTCAGCTCTAGCTCCAATTTGAACTAAACCACGGTAACTATTTTGTGATTTACCAGCAGAAATTCCTTTAGAAATAATAGTTGATTTACTATTTTTACCTAAATGGATCATTTTGGTTCCAGTATCTGCCTGTTGATAATTATTGGTAACTGCAATCGAGTAAAATTCCCCAATTGAGTTATCTCCTTTTAATATTACAGATGGATATTTCCAAGTAATTGCAGAACCTGTTTCTACTTGTGTCCAAGAGATTTTAGCGTTATTCTCGCACAATCCTCTTTTGGTCACAAAATTGAAAACCCCACCTTTACCTTCTTTATTTCCTGGGTACCAGTTTTGAACAGTAGAATATTTTATTTCAGCACCATCTAATGCGATTAATTCTACAACTGCAGCGTGCAATTGGTTTTCATCACGAGTTGGAGCAGTACATCCTTCTAAGTACGAAACATAACTTCCTTCGTCAGCCACTAATAAAGTTCTTTCGAATTGTCCTGTTCCTGCTTGATTGATTCTAAAGTAAGTTGACAATTCCATTGGGCAACGAACACCTTTTGGAATATAACAGAAAGATCCGTCTGAGAAAACAGCCGAATTTAATGCCGCATAAAAGTTATCTTTTTGAGGAACAACAGTACCTAAATGTTTGCGAACTAATTCCGGATATTCTCTGATAGCTTCAGAAATACTCATAAAAATAATTCCTTTTTCAGACAATGTTTTTTTGAATGTTGTAGCTACCGAAACAGAGTCAACTACAATATCCATAGCGACATTGTTCATCATTTTTTGCTCATCTACAGAGATACCTAACTTTTTGTACATTTCTAAAAGCTCAGGATCTACATCATCCAACGTTTTATTTGGATCTACAGATTTTGGTGCTGAATAATAAGAAATGGCTTGAAAATCTGGTTTTATATAATGAACATTTGCCCATTCTGGTTCAATCATTTCCTGCCAAGCACGAAAGGCCTCAATGCGCCAATCGGTCATCCATTGTGGCTCGTCTTTCTTTTTAGAAATCGCTCTAACAATATCTTCGTTTAAACCAATCGGAAAAGTTTCAGATTCTAATTCAGTATAAAATCCGTACTCATATTCTTTGGTCTCTAATTCGATTTTTAAATCGTCTTCGGTGTATTTTGACATAATAATTATAATGTTATTTAACCTTTGGTAAGGTTAATTTCTATAGTGAGAATGATTCCCCACAACCGCAAGTTCTATTTGCATTTGGATTGTTAAAAACAAATCCTTTCCCGTTTAATCCTCCAGAAAACTCCAATATTGTTCCAGCTAAATAAAGGAATGATTTTTTTTCGACAGCAATAGTGATATCGTTGTCAACAAATATTTTATCGTCTTCGCCTTTGGTTTTGTCAAATTTCAAATCATATGACAAACCAGAGCATCCACCGCTTTTTACACCCACTCTCACGTAGTCTACAGCGGCATCAAAACCATCGTCTTTCATCAAATCGATGATTTTCTTTTTGGCAGTATCAGAAACTTGTATCATCTTAGTTTTTTTTATTTTTTTAGAAGTAAATAACTTATATTGAGTTCTATAAAAAGTACTCGCCTTCTGAAAGCTTCTTTACGTTCTAATCTTTATTTCGTCTAAATTAATTGCAAATATACTATATAAAAAACTTTTTTCCATAGCTCATAACATTTATATAACTAATAAGAAGATAGAGATTTGTTATATAATGGTTATAATTATAGATTAAAATGATATATTTATAACCTATTAACAAACCAAATAGTATTAAATTAATTATGGAAGAAACAGTACAAGCAAAAACAGATTATCAACTCGAATTTAGTGGTAAAGGGAGTGAATTTTTTAGTGTCATTATCGTTAATTGGTTACTGACAGTTTTAACTTTAGGGTTTTATTATCCTTGGGCCAAAGCAAGAAAACTACAATTTTTATATGGTGAAACGTCTTTGAATGGAGATTCTTTTTCATTTCATGGAACAGGTAAAGAGATGTTTAAAGGTTTTATAAAAGCTTTACTTATTATTGGATTTCTTTATGGGTTATTTTTTTTATTCATCTATCTTAAATCGCCATTTATGGGAATCGGAATACTTTATTTGGGTGTTTTGGCGCTGTTGCCATTCGCTATACATGGATCTTATAGATATAGAATGTCTAGAACATCATGGCGTGGAATTCGTTTTGGATATAGAGGTGACCGCAAAGAGTTTAGTTTAAATTTCTTCAAATGGCTTTTATTAACTATTTGTACTTTTGGAATATACGGTTCTTGGATGTCAATTAATATGAGGAATTATATACTAGGTAATATCCGATTTGGCGATGTAGAATTTAACAGTGATGGAGATGGCGGAGATTATTTTATGTTAAATCTTAAAGGGTATTTCTTGTCAATATTTACTTTAGGAATTTATCTTTTTTGGTGGCAAAAAGATCTTTTTGAATATTATATCAATAATTTAAGTATGAGCAAAGATGATAAAGAAATTGCTTTAAATTCAACGGTTACAGGTGGTGATTTTTTTAAATTAGCAGTTGTAAATATTCTAATTATCATTGGGACTTTGGGTATTGGTTATGCTTGGGTTGTAACTAGAACTATGAAGTATATTTTTGATAATATTGAATTGGAAGGAAATATCGATTTGAATTTGTTATCACAAACCGAAGATAATTATAAGGATGCTACAGGAGAAGATATTGGTGATTTCTTGAATTTGGATTTTGTAATGTAATATTATGAAGGAAGAAACTACAGGAGTTTTCTTTGACGGAGAATCGGCTATTCCGCAAGAAGTTGTGTTGGTTTTTGACAGTACGAAGGATGTTCTTGCTTTTGAAACCAATAATGGACAACAACATTGTTGGGAATTAAATGATGTAACTTTTGAAGTAAAATCTAAAAAAATGTACCTTGAATATGGAAAAGATCCTATTCAAAACATAAAGATTACAGACAGTGATTTTATAGGAAAGATTTCGATCTTTTGGAAAAACAGAGGTAATCAAAGCTGGTATCAAAAACTAATGGATATGGGAATCAAAGCTCATATTGGTTTTACTGTTTTTATCTTTGTTATTATTGGATTAGGATATTTTTATGCTATTCCGTGGGTAGGTGAAAAAGCGGTAATAATAATTCCAGAAGAATATGATGCTCATTTAGGAACCACTTTTTTTGCAGAGAATATTCTGTTTAACAATATTGATGTTGAAAAAACAAAGGCATTAAATTTATTTGCAAAAGAATTGAACTTAAAGAATACTAAAAAATTAAAATTTACGGTTCTAGATTCACCAATAGTAAATGCTTTTGCGCTTCCAGATGGAAATATTGTTGTTTATAGGGGAATACTCAAAACCATGAAAAATTATGATGAATTAGTTGGGCTTATTGGTCATGAAGTGGCTCATGTAAATAATAGACATTCAATGAAAATGTTGTGTCGAAATTTGTCAGGTTATTTATTTGTATCAACAATTTTGGGAGATGCTAATGGAGTTATGGCTACAATTGGAGACAATGTGAATAGTTTACAATCTTTATCTTTTTCCAGAAATTTTGAACATGAAGCTGATGTTCAGGGATTTGAAATAGTTGTTTTAAACAAAATAAATCCAAAAGGGATGTCTAATTTGTTTAAACGATTGCAAGATGAAGAAAAAGGAGTCGTCAATATTCCTGAGTTTCTAAGTTCACATCCCGTTACAACTGAAAGGATAAAAGATGTTAATGAAATGATTAAAATGAAGCCTTTCAAGTTTGAAGAAAATTTAAAATTGAAGAAACTGTTTTTAGAGATTAAAAATTAGAAAAAGACCTGAATTCATATTTTGAATTCAGGTCTTTTTTCTTGGCTATAAGTTTGAATTGGATTTACATTAACAGTAATAAAATTTTGAATTTATATCTTTGAAGTAAATTCAATTTTAAAGAAAAAATTATGAAACTGTATCCAATAGAAACAGGCAATTTTAAACTCGATGGAGGTGCTATGTTTGGTGTGGTGCCGAAAACCATTTGGAACAAAACCAATCCAGCTGATGAAAATAATCTGATTGATATTGCCGCTCGTTGTTTGTTAATTGAAGATGGAAAGCGATTGATTCTGATTGATACAGGAATGGGAAATAAACAATCAGAAAAGTTTTTTGGATATTATTCGCTTTGGGGGACACATTCTATGGATAAATCTTTGGCTCAATATGGTTTTCATCGTGATGATATTACTGATATTTTTATGACGCATTTGCATTTTGATCATTGTGGCGGAAGTGTACAATGGAACAAAGACAAAACCGGTTATGAGCCCGCTTTTAAAAATGCCAAATTCTGGACCAATGAAAATCATTGGGTGTGGGCGACTAAACCTAATGCCAGAGAAAAAGCCTCTTTTTTATCGGAGAATATTTTACCGATGCAAGAAAGCGGACAACTGAATTTTATTCAGAAATCAAATGGTGATTTTGGAGTTTCGGAAGAATTAGGATTTGATATTTTTTATGTTGATGGTCATACGGAGAAAATGATGATACCACATATTCAGTATCAAGATAAAACTATTGTTTTTTGTGCTGATTTAATCCCGACAGCGGGACATTTGCCTTTACCTTATGTAATGGGATATGATACCCGACCGTTGTTGACTATGCCTGAAAAATCAAAATTTTTGAATGCTGCAGCTGATCAAAATTATTATTTGTTTTTAGAACACGATGCGCACAATCAAATTATAACAGTTGAACAAACGGAAAGAGGAGTTCGCTTGAAGGAAGTTTTTAGTTGTGAGGAAGTTTTATAAAATTATGCAGAGAGATAAAAAAATTTCCTAAGTTCATCCATTTGAACTTAGGAAATTTTTGAAGTCATTAGTTAATTACAATTTTTGTGTCTTTTGCAAATGAAAAAAATGCTAAATCTATTCTAAAGTTGCTTTAACAAAAACTCTTTTTAATACTCCGTTCTTCTCAATTCCTTGAACAACTAATTTAAATTGCTTTTGAGTTTTATGAAATACTTTACAATGAATTAATTTAATATGCCCTAAATATAATTCGCTCTTGAAGACTTTTACAGCTTTATTATCGTAGATGTTATTTGGTTCTAATTCATATCTTAAAACATCTCCAATTGAAACTTTATCCGATGAAATTTGTGCTTCCGACAAATTAGTAATTTCTGTTACGAAAGATAAATCATCAATGGGATTAAAATCAGCTAAAAATTCAAAACTATCAGTTGGTAGCAAACCTTGTGTAAAAGCTAACATATAATATTTATTTTCTTTCTTTTTTTTATCAATCTCCCAAAAATCATAAAAGTTTTTTAAGTCTGGTCTATCTGTTCTTATTATTCTTTGACCAAAAATTTCAATTACATTTTCAGTGTAAATTTTATCTGTATCTGGGAAACCCTCGTAGTGTACAAATCCTTGTTTTTTGGCTTCGGCAACACCTTCTTGATTATATTGAAAGCGAATTCCTTCTGTAGCACTTTTTTTAATTGTGCCAACAGAAATTCTTCTACTGCCTTTACCTGGTCGCCAGATAAGGTGTATGTTTCCTATTGCTTTCATAAAAGTTGAATTAGTTTTTCGATGCGCAAAGTTACCAATTTATACATCAATTGTTTTCTTGTTTCCGATAATTTAAAGTTAATTAAGTTTTCAGGAACGTGTTTATCAATATTATTTATAAGTTCCTTTAGTACTTCTGGTTGATATTTTTCTTGAACCCTTGAAATATATTTTTCCGTTTCATTTGGATACTCTTGTAGTAAAAGGGTAACTAATTCTAGGTGCTTTCTTTTTTTTAAACTGCCTTCCCAATGAATTTCTGATTCTCCTTTTCTGATATAAGCATCAATCATTTGAGAATCATTCAATATTTTTAAAATTTTTTCATCTGTATGTTCTCTCCCTAAGCAACACCCACTATCATATATTGGGGCAAAAGAAGAATTGATAACGGTTGCCAAAACATCTGTCATTTTCTCATTTATTGCTCTACGTAATAATTCAGCTTTAAATATTCTTTTTAAATTCTTAAAATACCCACGTAATCTTTTATCTTTTTTATGAATGGCATCATTAAAAACATCCTTCACATAAGAGTAATCAATTATAATACCCCAATTTTCTTGATGCCTATCTGAATTTCCAATAATTGAATCAAAAACTATAACTTCGATTATATTATTAATACAATTCTCTAAATCAGACTGAATTAATGCTCCTTTAATGAACTGAAAAGTATATCGATCCTTATCAATTCCCGCATTATATTTTTCATCATATCCTGTTAAATAACGCTTACCTTCTATCAATTGATTTACAGAATTATCTACCATTGATTTAGACAAACAACCTACCTTCTGATTGTGATTTTCATCATATCCAATATTATAATCTAACATTGGAAAACCTAAAAATTGACCAATCTTAGAAGAAATAATTTCAGACCAAAACTCTGTCGGATATCTAATTTCTCCTTCAATTGTTTCTTTCGATCCTTTAAAAAAGTATTCATTATTTGTCTCTGGTTCCAAAGTAATATATTTACTTCTTGTTCCCCCAGTACTATAAAATTCATTTTTATGCCAATTGGAAATATCTGTAAATGTTGCTTCAAATTGGTTCATTAGATAAATTTAGTTAATAAAAAACGCTTAGTCTAATGTAGAAAAAGCGTTTGATATATTATCTTTTTATAAAAAATATTTTACAAATCAAATTTGATTCCTTGTGCCAAAGGCAGACTCGTTGTATAATTGATTGTATTGGTTTGTCTTCTCATATATACTTTCCAAGCATCAGAACCTGATTCTCTTCCTCCGCCAGTTTCTTTTTCACCACCAAAAGCACCACCAATTTCAGCTCCTGAAGTTCCGATATTGACATTTGCAATTCCACAATCAGATCCAACTACAGATAAGAAATGTTCTGCTTCACGCAAGTTATTAGTCATAATAGCTGAAGACAATCCTTGGGCTACTCCATTTTGGACATCAATTGCGTTCTCAACTGTTCCAGAATATTTAATTAAATATAAAACAGGTGCGAATGTTTCATGCTGTACAATTTCGAATGAATTTTGAGCCTCAGCAATAGCTGGTTTTACATAACAACCACTTTCGTAACCTTCTCCAGAAAGCACACCTCCTTCAACTAAGATTTTTCCGCCTTCGGCAACTACTTTAGTCAATGCTGTATTGTACATTTCAACAGCATGTGTGTCAATTAATGGACCAACATGATTATTTTCGTCCAATGGGTTTCCAATTCTCAATTGTCCGTAAGCTGATACTACTGCATCTTTCACTTTATCATAAATACTTTCGTGAATAATTAAACGACGAGTAGAAGTACATCTTTGACCTGCAGTCCCTACAGCTCCAAAAACACCTCCAATAACTGTCATCTTAATATCAGCATCTTGAGTTACAATGATTGCATTATTTCCTCCTAATTCTAATAAAGATTTTCCTAAACGGCCTGCAACAGTTTGAGCTACAATTTTACCCATACGAGTAGAACCTGTAGCCGAAATTAAAGGGACACGTTTATCGGCAGTCATTAATTCACCAATACTATAATCTCCGTTGATTAAACAAGAAATCCCTTCTGGGAGATTGTTTTCTCTAATTACTTCTGCAATAATATTTTGACAAGCTATTCCACATAATGGTGTTTTCTCAGATGGTTTCCAAACACAAACATCACCACAAATCCAAGCTAAAGCTGTATTCCAAGCCCAAACTGCTACTGGAAAATTAAAAGCGGAAATGATTCCCACAATACCCAAAGAATGGTATTGCTCATACATTCTGTGACCTGGGCGTTCTGAATGCATTGTTAATCCATGTAATTGACGTGATAATCCTACTGCAAAATCACAGATATCAATCATTTCCTGAACCTCACCATATCCTTCTTGTAATGATTTCCCCATTTCATAAGAAACCAATTTTCCTAAAGCTTCTTTATTTTGACGTAATTTATCTCCAAATTGACGTACAATTTCCCCACGTTGTGGTGCTGGCATCAATCGAAATGTTTTGAAAGCTTCGGTTGCAGTTTGCATTACTTTTTCATAATCTGCTGGTGTGCTCATTTTTACAGAAGCAATTAATTGACCATCTACTGGTGAAAAACTTTCTAAGATTGCTCCATTTGAAAAATGATTAACTCCTGTCGAAGTACCTTCGTTTATGGCTTTAACTCCCAATTGCGCTAATGCCTCTTTCATCCCAAATTGATCTGCTATTGTTGTCATTGTAACTTTTTTAGTTAAAATTGTTATATTTTTGTGTAAAGATATTATTTTAAGCTCAATTTTGATAGTCTTAAGATGTTAAAATCAATTTTGATTTTAAAGCAACTCTTTTTTAAATATCCAAAATTCAAATTAGCTATAGTAAAATTATAGTATTCTAATGGGTTGTTATCAATTTTTGCAAAAAAATACGGTCATTAAAAAAGAAGACAGTATTTTTATATTTTAAAATAAATTAATAATTCTATTTTAACATGAAGTCCATCGTATTATATTTTATTGGTTTGTTTTTGATTTCCTCATCATTAATAGCTCAGAAAAAAGTTTTTGAGGTAGTTCCTTTGGGTGTTAAAGGGGGTATTGATGAAACTAATCTTTCTGCTTATTTAGTGGCTCCTAAAAACACTACGGATTATATTTGTCTTGATGCGGGTACTATAAATGCTGGGATTGAAAAAGCTATTGCAAATAATGTTTTTACAGTATCATCCAATGAAGTTTTGCGAAAATATATAAAAGGATATCTTATCTCTCATGCTCATCTTGACCATGTTTCGGGTTTGATTATTAACTCGCCAGCCGATTCTTCTAAGACAGTTTATGCTACAAAAACATGTATGGAGATGATGAAAGACCATTATTTTAATGGTGAAACTTGGGCAAATTTTGGTGATAGTGGTGTTGGTTTTCAAATTAATAAATATCATTTTCAAACGCTTCCTTTTGGGGAAGAGACAAAATTAACTAATACTTCAATGACAGTAAAAGCGTTTCCTCTAAGCCACGGAAATCCTTTTGAAAGCACTGCTTTTTTAATCAAAAATGAAGAAAATGCTGTTTTATATTTAGGTGATACTGGTCCAGATGAAATCGAAAAAAGCAATGATTTGCGAATCTTATGGCAAGCAGTTGCTCCTTTGATTAAGGAAAAACAGCTAAGAGGAATTTTTATTGAAGTTTCGTTTCCAAATGAGCAACCTGATAATGCTTTATATGGGCATTTAACTCCTAATCATTTAATGAAAGAGCTTAGCAAATTAGAAGAATTCGCAGGAAAAGGAAGTTTACAGGATTTGAAAATTATCATTACTCATAGAAAACCGCCGACAAAAAATATTCAGAAAATTAAAGAGCAACTGAAAAAAGAAAATCCTTTAGGTGTTGATTTTATATTTCCAGAACAGGGAAGAAAATTTGATTTATAGTTCTTTTGATTCAAATCATGCTTTATTTTTTCTCTCTTATCAAATAAATATATGCTGGAAAGTGATCGCTGAAACCAATTTCAGTGAGGGAATGTCGTAATGGATATCCTTTGTATTTACCGCTTTTTTGTATTAAAAAGGGTTTATTATAAATTCCAGCTTTCCAATATTCGAAGGTTGTATAATCTTTTTGAAGTAGTGATTCTGAAACCATCACTTGATCAAAAATATCCCATGAATCTCGAAAAGCAATCGTTCCCAAACCTTTATTTGCCATTTCTTCGAAAGGATTATAAATACCAAAAAGATTAACATCCTGAATTTTACCTTTGGCTCCAAGCACTTTTTTAACACTATTATTAAAAGGACTATCGTTTAAATCTCCCATAGTAATAATTTTTGCGTTGGGATTGATGCGTTGCAAAGAATCAATAATTTTTCTATTCAAAGTTCCTGCAGCCTCCCGAAATGGACTCGATTTCTTTTCGCCTCCAGCTCTTGATGGCCAATGATTCACAAGTATATGAATCTCTTCTCCGTTTAAAAAACCAGTTACTAATAATTGATCTCGCGTATAAACCCGATAATTTTTAGTACTGACTTCAATAACATCGTCTGTTTCTAAAATTTC
The Flavobacterium sp. 5 DNA segment above includes these coding regions:
- a CDS encoding iron-sulfur cluster assembly accessory protein, with translation MIQVSDTAKKKIIDLMKDDGFDAAVDYVRVGVKSGGCSGLSYDLKFDKTKGEDDKIFVDNDITIAVEKKSFLYLAGTILEFSGGLNGKGFVFNNPNANRTCGCGESFSL
- the sufC gene encoding Fe-S cluster assembly ATPase SufC, yielding MLSIKNLHASIGDKEILKGINLEIKAGEVHAIMGPNGAGKSTLSAVIAGNENYEVTDGEVILDGEDLAELAPEERAHKGVFLSFQYPVEIPGVSVTNFMRSAINETRKAKGQEEMPANEMLKLIREKSELLEIDRKFLSRSLNEGFSGGEKKRNEIFQMAMLEPKLAILDETDSGLDIDALRIVANGVNKLKSEKNAVLVITHYQRLLDYIVPDFVHVLYNGKIVKSGGAELAHELEDKGYDWIKQEQEA
- a CDS encoding four helix bundle protein, whose product is MEVKENVIIKLTFQFALEIIKYCEILQENKKYVIANQLLKSGTSIGANIREAQNAESKADFIHKFKIAAKEIEETIYWLELCKFSDNYPNVDSHLEQINNISRIVNKIIITSKQK
- the sufB gene encoding Fe-S cluster assembly protein SufB, yielding MSKYTEDDLKIELETKEYEYGFYTELESETFPIGLNEDIVRAISKKKDEPQWMTDWRIEAFRAWQEMIEPEWANVHYIKPDFQAISYYSAPKSVDPNKTLDDVDPELLEMYKKLGISVDEQKMMNNVAMDIVVDSVSVATTFKKTLSEKGIIFMSISEAIREYPELVRKHLGTVVPQKDNFYAALNSAVFSDGSFCYIPKGVRCPMELSTYFRINQAGTGQFERTLLVADEGSYVSYLEGCTAPTRDENQLHAAVVELIALDGAEIKYSTVQNWYPGNKEGKGGVFNFVTKRGLCENNAKISWTQVETGSAITWKYPSVILKGDNSIGEFYSIAVTNNYQQADTGTKMIHLGKNSKSTIISKGISAGKSQNSYRGLVQIGARAENARNFSQCDSLLMGNNCGAHTFPYIESKNPSAKIEHEATTSKIGEDQVFYCNQRGIPTEKAIALIVNGFSKDVLNKLPMEFAVEAQKLLEISLEGSVG
- a CDS encoding MBL fold metallo-hydrolase, whose protein sequence is MKLYPIETGNFKLDGGAMFGVVPKTIWNKTNPADENNLIDIAARCLLIEDGKRLILIDTGMGNKQSEKFFGYYSLWGTHSMDKSLAQYGFHRDDITDIFMTHLHFDHCGGSVQWNKDKTGYEPAFKNAKFWTNENHWVWATKPNAREKASFLSENILPMQESGQLNFIQKSNGDFGVSEELGFDIFYVDGHTEKMMIPHIQYQDKTIVFCADLIPTAGHLPLPYVMGYDTRPLLTMPEKSKFLNAAADQNYYLFLEHDAHNQIITVEQTERGVRLKEVFSCEEVL
- the sufD gene encoding Fe-S cluster assembly protein SufD codes for the protein MDLKEKLLSSFMAFEERVDVHSELHDVRTLAIKNFENKGFPTKKEESWKYTSLSAILKNDFSVFPKTDNAIQYSEVKKYFLHEIDTYKVVFVDGVFSSHLSSTTHEGIDVCLMSSALNKPKYKMVIDTYFNQIASKDESLTSLNTAFANEGAYINIPKSKVADKPIEIMYFSTGNETALLVQPRNLVIVGENSHVQIIERHQSLNNNPVLTNSVTEIYAQKRAIVDYYKIQNDNLEANLIDNTYVSQKQESHVSVHTFSFGGNLTRNNLNFYHFGERLTSTLNGITIIGDKQHVDHYTLVNHASPNCESFQDYKGIFSDRSTGVFNGKVYVEKEAQKTNAFQKSNNILLSDKASINAKPQLEIFADDVKCSHGCTIGQLDETALFYMQQRGIPQKEAKALLMYAFSNAVIENIKIPEIKQRITTIIANKLGVKIGFDL
- a CDS encoding M48 family metallopeptidase, coding for MKEETTGVFFDGESAIPQEVVLVFDSTKDVLAFETNNGQQHCWELNDVTFEVKSKKMYLEYGKDPIQNIKITDSDFIGKISIFWKNRGNQSWYQKLMDMGIKAHIGFTVFIFVIIGLGYFYAIPWVGEKAVIIIPEEYDAHLGTTFFAENILFNNIDVEKTKALNLFAKELNLKNTKKLKFTVLDSPIVNAFALPDGNIVVYRGILKTMKNYDELVGLIGHEVAHVNNRHSMKMLCRNLSGYLFVSTILGDANGVMATIGDNVNSLQSLSFSRNFEHEADVQGFEIVVLNKINPKGMSNLFKRLQDEEKGVVNIPEFLSSHPVTTERIKDVNEMIKMKPFKFEENLKLKKLFLEIKN
- a CDS encoding YjgN family protein; protein product: MEETVQAKTDYQLEFSGKGSEFFSVIIVNWLLTVLTLGFYYPWAKARKLQFLYGETSLNGDSFSFHGTGKEMFKGFIKALLIIGFLYGLFFLFIYLKSPFMGIGILYLGVLALLPFAIHGSYRYRMSRTSWRGIRFGYRGDRKEFSLNFFKWLLLTICTFGIYGSWMSINMRNYILGNIRFGDVEFNSDGDGGDYFMLNLKGYFLSIFTLGIYLFWWQKDLFEYYINNLSMSKDDKEIALNSTVTGGDFFKLAVVNILIIIGTLGIGYAWVVTRTMKYIFDNIELEGNIDLNLLSQTEDNYKDATGEDIGDFLNLDFVM